One part of the Mangrovibacillus cuniculi genome encodes these proteins:
- a CDS encoding gamma-glutamyltransferase family protein, with translation MLQFDFHQHPYISRRETTVGRKGMVATSQPLAAQAGLDILKLGGNAIDAAIATAAALTVVEPTSNGIGGDAFAIAWVNEKLVGLNASGRAPQSLTTEAVKALGHEKMPTFGTVPVTVPGAPSAWVELSAKYGKLPLTQVLQPAITLAEEGYPLSPTLANYWGKAYKAFRQRGFHERPEFAEWFRVFAPNGRAPKVGEIWRSPDHAKTLRLIAETNGEAFYHGELADKMTNFLKEHNGFLTTEDLKAHQSDWVTPISVNYKGYDVWEIPPNGQGMIALMALQGAKKLTFTERETVQTYHQQIELMKHAMTHGKATITDIDQMKEKVENLLSEEMGAHLANGVQQEAVDPKDSPYPKSGTVYLATADSEGNMVSFIQSNYMGFGSGVVVPGTGIALQNRGHDFSLDENDVNALKPGKRTYHTIIPGFITKDNTPVGPFGVMGGYMQPQGHMQVAMNMIDFHLHPQAALDAPRWQWIENKTVWLEPHVPTHIAQGLERLGHQVRITTDGGPFGRGQIIIRDSETGVLFGGTESRADGAVAVW, from the coding sequence ATGCTTCAATTTGATTTTCATCAACATCCTTACATATCTAGAAGAGAAACGACAGTCGGACGAAAAGGAATGGTTGCGACCTCGCAACCACTTGCTGCGCAAGCTGGATTAGATATTTTAAAGCTTGGTGGGAACGCGATCGATGCTGCGATCGCGACGGCTGCAGCGTTAACGGTTGTGGAACCAACATCAAACGGGATTGGCGGTGACGCGTTTGCGATCGCTTGGGTGAACGAAAAGCTCGTCGGCCTCAATGCTTCCGGCCGCGCGCCGCAATCACTGACAACGGAAGCGGTCAAAGCACTTGGTCACGAAAAGATGCCAACGTTCGGAACGGTTCCCGTCACAGTTCCAGGTGCACCATCCGCGTGGGTAGAACTGTCTGCTAAATACGGAAAGCTTCCACTTACGCAAGTACTTCAGCCTGCCATCACGCTTGCAGAAGAGGGCTATCCACTCTCACCGACTTTAGCGAACTATTGGGGAAAAGCATACAAAGCCTTCCGTCAACGAGGCTTCCACGAACGTCCGGAGTTTGCCGAGTGGTTCCGTGTCTTTGCGCCAAACGGTAGAGCACCGAAAGTAGGGGAGATTTGGCGTTCACCAGATCATGCCAAAACGCTGCGCCTAATCGCAGAAACTAATGGAGAAGCATTCTACCATGGTGAATTAGCTGACAAAATGACAAACTTCCTAAAAGAACACAACGGCTTCCTGACAACAGAAGATCTAAAAGCTCATCAATCTGATTGGGTAACACCTATATCCGTGAACTACAAAGGATATGACGTATGGGAAATCCCACCGAATGGGCAAGGAATGATTGCCTTAATGGCGCTTCAAGGAGCGAAAAAATTAACCTTTACCGAAAGAGAAACGGTCCAAACGTATCATCAGCAAATCGAATTGATGAAACATGCGATGACTCATGGGAAAGCTACTATCACTGATATCGATCAAATGAAAGAGAAAGTGGAGAACCTATTAAGCGAAGAGATGGGAGCTCATTTGGCAAACGGCGTTCAACAAGAAGCGGTAGATCCAAAAGACTCCCCTTATCCGAAGTCGGGTACTGTCTACCTAGCAACGGCTGACAGCGAGGGAAACATGGTCTCCTTTATCCAATCCAACTATATGGGATTCGGTTCTGGGGTCGTGGTTCCAGGAACAGGGATCGCACTACAAAACCGCGGGCACGATTTCTCATTGGACGAAAACGACGTTAACGCCTTAAAACCAGGGAAGCGTACGTACCATACGATTATTCCTGGATTTATAACGAAAGATAACACACCTGTTGGCCCGTTTGGTGTCATGGGAGGCTACATGCAGCCACAAGGTCACATGCAAGTAGCGATGAACATGATCGATTTTCATCTGCATCCACAAGCGGCACTGGATGCACCGCGTTGGCAATGGATTGAAAATAAGACGGTGTGGTTAGAACCGCATGTACCTACACATATTGCACAAGGTCTAGAACGACTTGGGCACCAAGTGAGAATTACGACAGATGGCGGTCCATTTGGTCGCGGGCAAATTATCATTCGTGATTCAGAAACTGGCGTGCTGTTCGGTGGAACCGAAAGTCGTGCGGACGGAGCGGTCGCAGTATGGTAA
- a CDS encoding glycoside hydrolase family 32 protein — MNKHQKAIEKAAEFVETKRDNAQKSPWQLAYHITTPANWMNDPNGFSTFNGKYHLFYQFHPYSPEWGPMHWGHVTSKDLVHWEEQPIALAPSEAYDVDGCFSGSAIEKDGMLYLMYTGNVWTGPDHDKDLKQVQCIAVSEDGIHFEKYEGNPVISEVPAGLDIHPYHFRDPKVWQEGNTYYCVLGSRTNDQQGQVLLYQSADLLEWEFVSVLARGEDGFSFMWECPDLFELDGKDVLLFSPQGVKPRGDYFKNLHQAGTLVGDWDRTSHTFTHDDFTMMDYGFDYYAPQSTLSPDGRRITIAWMAMWESQMPEQEHDWAGAMTLPREVWLDAENQVRSYPVRELEALRGEMQTGDLKPYIGELQVEFDLKKTAIAEMLLRVGENGEKTILRYDAITEKLELNRYNSGVGPGGIRRCHVPLRDGKLTLNIFMDRSSIEVFANRGEKSMTARIYPAAESTGFDVKVSAESTISSVLYWPFHS; from the coding sequence ATGAATAAACATCAGAAAGCGATAGAAAAGGCTGCTGAATTTGTGGAAACAAAACGTGACAACGCACAAAAAAGTCCATGGCAATTAGCCTACCATATTACGACACCTGCAAACTGGATGAACGACCCAAACGGCTTTTCCACCTTCAATGGCAAGTATCATCTATTTTATCAATTCCACCCGTATTCTCCAGAGTGGGGTCCGATGCATTGGGGGCATGTGACGTCCAAGGATTTAGTGCACTGGGAAGAGCAGCCGATTGCTCTTGCACCGAGCGAAGCGTATGACGTGGATGGTTGTTTTTCGGGCAGTGCTATTGAAAAAGATGGCATGCTTTATTTGATGTACACAGGTAATGTGTGGACTGGTCCTGATCATGATAAAGATTTAAAGCAAGTGCAGTGTATAGCGGTCAGCGAAGATGGCATTCATTTTGAAAAATATGAAGGGAATCCTGTTATTTCTGAGGTTCCAGCTGGACTGGATATTCACCCGTACCATTTCCGTGATCCGAAAGTGTGGCAAGAGGGAAATACATATTACTGCGTGTTAGGCTCACGCACAAATGATCAACAAGGCCAAGTGTTGTTGTATCAATCAGCAGATTTGTTGGAATGGGAATTTGTCAGCGTGCTAGCTCGTGGCGAAGACGGGTTTAGTTTTATGTGGGAGTGCCCGGATCTTTTTGAACTTGACGGCAAGGACGTATTATTGTTTTCGCCACAAGGAGTGAAGCCTAGAGGGGATTACTTCAAGAACCTTCATCAAGCTGGAACGTTAGTGGGGGATTGGGATCGCACGTCGCACACTTTCACGCATGATGACTTTACAATGATGGATTACGGTTTTGATTATTATGCACCTCAATCGACTTTATCGCCAGACGGACGCCGGATAACGATAGCGTGGATGGCGATGTGGGAAAGTCAGATGCCAGAACAGGAACACGACTGGGCAGGGGCCATGACGCTTCCTCGCGAGGTTTGGCTGGATGCCGAGAATCAGGTGAGGAGCTATCCTGTTCGTGAGTTGGAAGCCTTGCGTGGAGAGATGCAGACTGGAGATTTGAAGCCTTACATTGGCGAGTTGCAAGTGGAGTTTGATTTAAAGAAAACAGCCATTGCGGAAATGTTATTACGAGTTGGGGAAAATGGCGAAAAGACAATTCTGCGCTATGATGCAATTACGGAGAAGTTGGAGTTAAACCGCTATAATTCTGGTGTGGGACCAGGGGGGATTCGTCGTTGCCATGTGCCGCTGCGTGATGGTAAGTTAACGTTAAATATTTTTATGGATCGATCTTCTATTGAAGTGTTTGCGAATAGGGGAGAGAAGTCTATGACGGCGAGGATTTATCCAGCTGCAGAATCGACAGGATTCGATGTGAAAGTTAGTGCGGAATCGACTATTTCTTCCGTACTTTATTGGCCTTTTCACTCATAA
- the fliS gene encoding flagellar export chaperone FliS, whose product MAVNNPFQAYQQNSVTTASPGDLTLMLYNGSLKFIAIAKKAIQEGNVEVKNTNIQKTQNIVNELMVTLNMDLEVSKNMMALYEYMNRRLIEANIKSDIAILEEVEGYLVEFRDTWKQVIQMNRQKQHTGGQA is encoded by the coding sequence ATGGCAGTCAATAATCCGTTTCAAGCCTATCAACAAAATTCAGTAACCACTGCGTCTCCGGGAGATTTAACACTTATGCTTTATAACGGTTCTTTGAAGTTTATTGCAATCGCGAAGAAAGCAATTCAAGAGGGAAACGTGGAAGTAAAGAATACGAACATCCAGAAAACGCAAAACATCGTGAACGAGTTGATGGTGACATTGAACATGGATCTAGAAGTTTCCAAAAATATGATGGCGTTATATGAATATATGAACCGTCGTTTAATAGAGGCAAATATTAAGTCGGATATTGCTATTTTAGAAGAGGTAGAAGGCTATTTGGTAGAGTTCCGTGATACTTGGAAGCAAGTCATCCAAATGAATCGCCAAAAGCAGCATACTGGTGGTCAGGCGTAA
- the hpf gene encoding ribosome hibernation-promoting factor, HPF/YfiA family, translating into MLNYNIRGENIEVTPAIREYVEKKLDKIDRYFTDTPDANAHVNLKVYSDRNAKVEVTIPMPHLVLRAEERNEDMYAAIDLIVDKLERQIRKHKTKVNRKMRERGGTGEIFAAAQESLATAVIDSTEEEEEHEVVRTKQFHLKPMDAEEAILQMNMLGHNFFIYTDADTNLTNIVYKRRDGKYGLIETN; encoded by the coding sequence ATGCTAAACTACAACATCCGTGGCGAAAACATTGAGGTAACTCCAGCAATTCGGGAGTACGTGGAGAAAAAGTTGGACAAAATTGACCGTTATTTCACGGACACTCCAGACGCCAATGCACATGTCAACTTAAAGGTGTACAGTGATCGAAACGCAAAGGTTGAGGTAACGATACCGATGCCACACCTGGTATTACGTGCAGAAGAGCGCAACGAAGATATGTACGCTGCCATTGACTTAATTGTTGATAAACTTGAGCGTCAAATCCGAAAACATAAAACGAAAGTAAACCGCAAAATGCGTGAGCGTGGCGGTACTGGCGAAATCTTCGCAGCTGCGCAAGAAAGCTTAGCGACTGCCGTGATCGACAGCACAGAAGAGGAAGAAGAGCACGAAGTAGTACGTACCAAGCAATTCCATCTAAAACCGATGGATGCAGAAGAAGCAATTCTGCAAATGAATATGCTTGGACACAACTTCTTCATCTACACAGATGCAGATACAAACTTAACGAACATCGTCTATAAACGACGTGACGGTAAATATGGATTAATTGAAACGAATTAA
- a CDS encoding chromate transporter, translating to MVKNFSVKTQWNLAAAFFRVGILGFGGGPSSIPLVHQEVVDKYEWVTKDEFSDILALGNTLPGPIATKMAGYIGYRVGGWIGCLNALLVTSVPTVMAMILLFSTFQQYQHVPWVAGMAKGVVPIIAVMLGVLTWDFLQSSIAKLGKTMAFTLIAISAVVLFFIHPAILLVSLILFALRPRRERAKE from the coding sequence ATGGTAAAGAACTTTTCTGTGAAAACGCAGTGGAACCTTGCTGCTGCGTTTTTTCGAGTGGGTATTCTAGGTTTTGGAGGCGGCCCATCCTCGATTCCACTCGTACACCAAGAAGTGGTCGACAAATACGAATGGGTTACGAAAGATGAATTTTCGGATATTTTAGCACTTGGAAACACGTTACCTGGCCCTATTGCAACGAAAATGGCAGGATATATTGGCTACCGTGTTGGTGGATGGATTGGCTGTCTCAATGCTTTACTAGTCACATCTGTGCCAACGGTTATGGCTATGATTCTATTATTCTCTACATTTCAGCAGTACCAACACGTTCCGTGGGTGGCAGGAATGGCAAAAGGTGTTGTTCCTATTATCGCGGTCATGCTGGGTGTGTTGACGTGGGATTTTTTACAGAGTTCCATCGCAAAACTCGGGAAGACCATGGCTTTTACGCTCATTGCTATTAGTGCAGTAGTGTTATTTTTTATTCATCCAGCAATCTTACTTGTCTCCCTAATCTTGTTTGCCCTTAGACCAAGAAGGGAGCGTGCAAAAGAATGA
- the flaG gene encoding flagellar protein FlaG, whose product MIERVSTNQPTQPAVRSQSTSQTTEPQVKDVQNVESTKKDVEKAVKTFNEFLKETSTNVQFQFHEDLNEYYVTVVNTMTNEVIKEIPSKKLLDFHAAMRDFLGLLVDKKV is encoded by the coding sequence ATGATCGAACGGGTTTCTACAAATCAACCAACTCAACCCGCTGTTCGGAGTCAGTCAACTAGTCAAACAACAGAGCCGCAAGTAAAAGATGTTCAAAACGTGGAAAGTACAAAAAAAGATGTTGAGAAAGCGGTAAAGACGTTTAATGAGTTTTTAAAAGAAACGTCTACGAATGTACAATTCCAATTCCATGAAGATTTAAATGAGTATTACGTAACAGTGGTAAATACGATGACAAATGAAGTGATAAAAGAGATACCTTCCAAAAAATTATTAGACTTTCACGCTGCCATGAGAGACTTTTTAGGATTACTGGTGGACAAAAAGGTGTAA
- a CDS encoding flagellar hook-associated protein 2 produces MNMRIGGLASGMDIDSLVKDLMNAERMPLNKLNQQKTFLEWQRDDYRKLNTDLFNFSNSIFDGVLRQSTYTKKNITTTNSAIANIKSVSSTSDFNGEITVTKLAKTASINSVGAVAAGTTLGADENFTIQAIKKDGTLGEAITIEGKAGDSISTIVNKINSNKDVGVTAFFDEVTGRLSLTAKNSGNIGASGENNTTADAEIVITGTEFRGMFRLNGYNTTTNGTVGENAEFTYNGLSTSRSTNTFTINGVEFNLKGVGTTSFSSTTDVDSIFDSVKKFVDDYNKLIEDANSKINERRNRNFQPLTDEEREALSEKEAERWDEQARKGTMYGDSVIRSGLTQMRADLYSPIKNGGSPFAQLAELGITTSPNFRDGGKLIIDETKLREAISADPDKVYQTFAKDGTTFDEKGIARRLRETVQGTIKTIEQKAGRSTSTNSTFTIGRTLTGLDSQIQRFEDRLLQIEDRYWRQFGEMEKAIQRANSQSAYLMQQFMM; encoded by the coding sequence ATGAACATGAGGATTGGTGGATTAGCGTCAGGGATGGATATTGATTCTTTAGTGAAAGATCTGATGAATGCAGAGCGTATGCCTCTAAACAAGTTAAACCAACAGAAGACGTTTCTTGAATGGCAACGTGATGATTATCGAAAGTTGAATACCGATTTGTTTAATTTTAGTAATTCGATTTTTGATGGCGTGTTGCGTCAATCTACTTATACGAAGAAGAATATTACTACTACTAACAGTGCTATTGCAAATATTAAAAGTGTTAGTAGTACGTCGGATTTTAACGGTGAAATAACTGTAACAAAACTAGCAAAAACGGCTTCTATCAACAGTGTAGGAGCGGTAGCAGCGGGAACTACTTTAGGGGCAGATGAGAATTTTACGATTCAGGCAATAAAAAAAGATGGTACTTTAGGAGAGGCTATCACCATTGAAGGTAAAGCTGGTGATTCCATCTCAACTATTGTCAATAAGATTAATAGTAATAAAGATGTTGGTGTAACAGCGTTTTTTGATGAAGTAACAGGTCGCTTATCTTTGACAGCAAAAAATAGCGGAAATATCGGTGCCTCTGGTGAGAATAATACTACAGCAGATGCAGAAATTGTTATTACTGGTACTGAGTTTAGAGGAATGTTCCGTTTAAACGGTTATAACACAACTACTAATGGTACTGTAGGCGAAAATGCAGAATTCACCTACAATGGTCTTTCTACATCTCGTTCTACCAACACCTTCACCATCAACGGAGTAGAATTCAACCTAAAAGGTGTCGGAACAACAAGCTTCTCTAGTACAACGGACGTTGATAGTATTTTTGATAGTGTGAAGAAGTTTGTAGACGACTACAATAAGTTAATTGAAGATGCTAACAGTAAAATCAATGAACGTCGAAACCGTAACTTCCAACCGTTAACGGACGAAGAGCGAGAAGCGTTGTCCGAAAAAGAAGCAGAGCGCTGGGATGAGCAAGCTCGAAAAGGTACGATGTATGGGGATTCCGTTATTCGCTCCGGTTTAACACAGATGAGAGCGGATCTATATTCTCCAATTAAAAATGGAGGATCCCCGTTTGCTCAACTTGCTGAATTAGGTATAACTACTTCTCCTAACTTTCGAGACGGTGGTAAGTTAATTATCGACGAGACAAAACTACGAGAAGCAATCTCTGCTGATCCTGATAAGGTGTATCAAACGTTTGCGAAAGATGGCACGACTTTTGATGAAAAAGGAATTGCGAGAAGACTTCGTGAAACGGTTCAAGGGACGATTAAGACGATTGAGCAGAAAGCCGGTAGATCCACTTCTACAAATTCAACATTTACAATAGGTAGAACGTTAACTGGATTAGATTCTCAAATTCAGCGTTTTGAAGACCGTTTATTACAGATAGAAGACCGCTACTGGCGCCAGTTTGGTGAGATGGAAAAAGCGATTCAACGTGCAAACAGCCAGTCAGCTTATTTAATGCAGCAATTTATGATGTAA
- a CDS encoding chromate transporter, translated as MIYLEIFIAFLIPNIIGYGGGPAVIPLIESEVVTRYGWLTTKEFGEVLAIANTLPGPIATKMSGVIGYEVAGWGGAAVAIFATVAPSLLLMIFLVGFLMKHKDHPKVQALSATVRPAIAVLMAGLTFRFVESSYVDSGIIHTIILGVAGIYGIYVKKWHAGWFILVGLLYGALFIR; from the coding sequence ATGATCTATTTAGAAATTTTTATTGCGTTTCTTATCCCCAACATCATTGGTTATGGGGGAGGTCCAGCTGTTATACCACTAATAGAATCGGAAGTCGTGACTCGCTATGGGTGGCTTACGACGAAAGAATTTGGAGAAGTGTTAGCCATCGCCAATACGTTACCTGGTCCGATCGCGACCAAAATGTCCGGCGTAATCGGCTATGAAGTAGCTGGTTGGGGTGGTGCAGCTGTTGCTATTTTTGCCACCGTCGCGCCTTCGTTATTATTGATGATTTTCCTTGTAGGATTCTTAATGAAGCACAAGGATCATCCGAAAGTTCAGGCGCTTTCTGCTACTGTCCGACCAGCAATTGCTGTTTTAATGGCAGGTTTGACCTTCCGTTTTGTTGAAAGTAGCTACGTAGATTCAGGTATTATTCATACAATCATCTTAGGAGTAGCTGGCATTTACGGGATTTACGTGAAGAAATGGCACGCTGGTTGGTTCATTTTAGTGGGACTTCTGTACGGAGCATTATTTATTCGATAG
- a CDS encoding flagellar protein FliT: MVRLEIQSCLDVTEKLLVTLNGQQGDKERTETIEEVNRLLTLRQELLPSLQPPFTAEEKEIGQKIVKMNQSIDTNLSEWKLSIQRDINGFSKKKTSITKYADPYRNVQFDGMFYDKKK; this comes from the coding sequence ATGGTTCGCTTGGAGATTCAGTCCTGCTTGGACGTTACGGAGAAATTGCTAGTGACGTTGAACGGTCAACAGGGAGATAAGGAAAGAACGGAAACGATCGAGGAAGTGAATCGTCTTTTGACTTTACGACAAGAGTTACTTCCTTCTTTACAACCGCCTTTTACTGCGGAAGAAAAAGAAATTGGCCAGAAGATCGTAAAGATGAACCAGTCGATTGATACGAATTTGAGTGAGTGGAAGTTATCCATTCAACGCGATATCAACGGCTTTTCCAAAAAGAAGACATCCATTACGAAATACGCCGATCCCTATCGAAATGTTCAGTTTGACGGGATGTTTTACGATAAGAAAAAATAG
- a CDS encoding peroxiredoxin-like family protein has product MTTLTQQLKEQVEGFKGRAPKEVQDIMARATKELETSDVAKGLKEGEVAPDFTLPNAVGENVTLYQQLEKGPVIVTFYRGEWCPYCNLELKSYQDELPAIQAAGANVIAISPETPDHSLSIKEKHDLAFDVLSDTDKSAMDAYNLVFKMPDYLIDLYKQLNLNLDQYNVPENAWELPVPATFVIGQDRIIKKAAVNPDYTTRLDPKEALAALS; this is encoded by the coding sequence ATGACAACATTAACGCAACAATTAAAAGAGCAGGTAGAAGGATTCAAGGGGCGTGCTCCAAAGGAAGTTCAAGATATCATGGCACGTGCAACGAAAGAGTTAGAAACATCTGACGTTGCCAAAGGATTGAAAGAAGGAGAAGTTGCACCAGATTTCACATTGCCTAACGCAGTTGGAGAAAACGTAACGTTATATCAACAACTTGAAAAAGGCCCTGTAATCGTAACGTTTTATCGCGGCGAATGGTGCCCTTACTGCAACCTGGAGTTAAAATCGTATCAAGATGAGCTACCAGCCATTCAAGCTGCAGGTGCTAATGTCATTGCGATTTCACCAGAAACGCCAGATCACTCTTTATCCATTAAGGAAAAACATGACTTAGCGTTTGATGTGTTAAGTGATACAGACAAGAGTGCAATGGATGCCTACAACCTTGTTTTCAAAATGCCAGATTATTTAATTGATCTATATAAACAACTAAATCTAAACCTTGACCAATACAACGTACCGGAAAATGCATGGGAGCTACCAGTTCCAGCAACGTTTGTCATAGGGCAAGATCGAATTATTAAGAAAGCAGCAGTGAATCCGGACTACACAACGCGTCTGGATCCTAAAGAAGCTTTGGCTGCACTTTCATAA
- a CDS encoding DUF1028 domain-containing protein, with protein sequence MTFSIVGYDPKEKEWGIAVQSKFLGVGSVVPFAIAGVGAVATQSYANTTYGPKAMELFGQGLSAEDVIEKLTAEDPDRALRQVGVIDASGRPASFTGEGCYDWAGGKTGEHYAAQGNILVDENTVEAMATTFEKTEGTLANRLLQALLAGQHAGGDSRGQQSAAILVVKEKGGYGGFNDRYIDLRVDDHPTPIEELIRIYDLQQLYFAPSSPDRVEAWTDFREELNKHLEVLGYLDHTKTTEQALRDYHHTENFEMREQKPGFVDLDVYEYMKTQVTRAK encoded by the coding sequence ATGACATTTTCTATTGTTGGGTATGATCCAAAGGAGAAAGAATGGGGTATTGCAGTTCAATCAAAATTTTTAGGAGTGGGCTCTGTCGTTCCGTTTGCGATTGCTGGAGTCGGCGCAGTTGCCACGCAATCCTATGCAAATACAACGTACGGTCCGAAAGCGATGGAGCTTTTCGGGCAAGGGTTGTCAGCGGAAGATGTAATCGAAAAACTGACAGCAGAAGATCCTGATCGTGCACTTCGACAAGTTGGAGTCATCGATGCGAGTGGACGACCCGCATCGTTTACTGGAGAAGGCTGCTATGACTGGGCTGGTGGGAAAACAGGTGAGCACTACGCTGCACAAGGTAATATTTTAGTAGACGAGAATACCGTAGAGGCAATGGCGACAACTTTTGAAAAAACAGAAGGTACTCTAGCGAATCGTCTCTTACAAGCATTACTTGCCGGGCAACATGCAGGTGGTGACTCTAGGGGCCAACAATCTGCTGCAATTTTAGTAGTGAAAGAGAAAGGTGGATACGGTGGTTTTAACGACCGCTATATTGACTTGCGCGTCGACGACCATCCCACACCTATTGAAGAACTAATTAGAATTTATGACCTTCAACAGCTCTATTTCGCACCAAGCTCACCCGACCGAGTAGAAGCGTGGACTGATTTCAGGGAAGAACTGAATAAACACTTGGAAGTGCTGGGTTACCTTGACCACACCAAAACAACAGAGCAAGCGTTGCGAGATTATCACCACACAGAGAACTTTGAAATGCGAGAGCAAAAGCCAGGCTTCGTAGATCTAGATGTCTATGAGTATATGAAAACACAGGTTACCCGAGCAAAATAG